Sequence from the Burkholderia sp. GAS332 genome:
GAGGTGCCGTGCGAGATGCCGAGATCCCTGTCGATTCCGGCGGCAGCAGCAAAGCCGTAGTTCGCGCGATCGAGATAGGCGAGGCTATATGTGATGAAGATGATGGGCATCAGATACCACCATCTTTGAGTTGCTACGGGTTTGACGCTTTCCATGATGTCTCCGGACCGGTACGGCGCGCGAACTATCTGATGCGAGTGGCAGTTTGTTTTGCTCTACTCGCGTGGACCTGCATTTAAAGAACAGCCAGCCAGCCGCCGTCGACGTAGATGATCTGGCCGTTCACATAGCTCGACGCCGGCGAAGCCAGATACACCGCCGTACCGACGAGCTCTTCCGGCTTGCCCCAGCGTTGCGAAGGATTGCTGCTCTTGACCCATGCGTCGAACGCGGCGTTCTCGATCAGCGGCTTGTTCATGTCGGTCAGGATGTAGCCCGGCCCGATCGCGTTCGCCTGAATGTTCGAGGCCGCCCACTCCGCGCTCATGGCGCGGGTCAGCATCTTGATGCCGCCCTTCGCCGCCGTATAGGCGCCGACTGTCGCGCGCCCGGCTTCGCTCGTAAGCGAGCCGATGTTGATGATCTTGCCGCCCGTGCCGCGCGCGATCATGCGGCGTGCGGCCTGCTTCGCAACGATGAAGGCGCTCGTCAGATTGGTGTCGATCACGCGCTGCCAGTCGCTCAGTTCGAGCTCGACGAGTGGCTTGCGAAACTGGATCCCGGCGTTGTTGACCACGATATCGACTTGCACGCCGTCCTTGTCCCACTGCGCGAAGGCTTCGGCTACGGCGCTTTCGTCGGTCACGTCGAAGGCGCGTCCTTGTGCATTGAAACCCTTGGCACTCAGACGGGCGGCCGCTTCAGCGACCGTGTCGGCGCGCGTGCCGTTCAGGATGACGTTCGCACCGGCGGCGGCCAGTCCCTCGGCAAGCGCGAAACCGATGCCGCGCGCCGAGCCGGTAACGAGCGCCGTGCGGCCGCTCAGATCGAATAGCTTTGTCATGCGTGTGTCCTCTCGATGTTCAGAAACGAGGCGCGAGTGCGCCCCTCGCGAACGTGATAACGGTCGCGATGAAGTGGATTACGGTTTCGCTGGGGAGGCCTTCTGACAGTCTGTCAGACGCGCTGCCAAGTACGCCTTAACGGGTCAATAAGCGAATCATTAAGCAGGTTGGTCGTTAGCGGTTTGGTTCAGCGCGGCGCGGTCTTCGAAGTCCTGCTCGGCACGCCTGATGAGCGTGAGCACCGCCTCCTCTGCACCCTCGGGGTCGCCCTTCTCGATCGCGACACACAGTGCCTCGTGCATCGGCAGCGAACGGGCCGGACCGCCGGCGATTTCAGAGCTGAGTTCGAAACTGGTGCGCAGGATCGCCGACAGCGCGTTCTGCATCTGCTGGACGAACTGGTTATGGCAGGCGGTGAGGATGGCGCCATGAAACGCGAGGTCGGCGGGAACGTACTCGCCGTGGCCGGCGACCGCGCGCTCCATGGCCTTGAAAGCCCGCCGGACCGCGATACGGTCTTCATCAGTCGCGCGCTTCGCGGCAAGCCTGGCCGCATTCGGCTCGATGATCATGCGCAGCTCCATCAGGTCTTCGATGAGACCTGGCTCCGCGGCGCCCGCACGCGCGCGCCACATGATCACGTCCGGGTCGAACAACTGCCATTGCGCGCGCGGCAGCACGACCGTGCCGTAACGGCGGCGCACCTGCAGCATGCCCTTCGCGGAGAGGGACTTCATCGTCTCGCGGATGGTGATCCGGCTCACCTGCATCTGCTCGGCAAGCACCGGCTCGGCGGGAAGAATGTCGCCGGGCATGAATTTGCCTGAACAAATCTGTTCACCCATCTGATTCAGGACCTGCCTGTGCAAAGTTGCCACGATTTGCCCTCTAGGTCATACGTATGATGTAGAAAGATAGGCGTGAATAAGGCCCGTTGCAATTCGGGTTGACCCGGAGTGTTAATGGGAGGGGGTTACCGGCGTGGAAGAGGTTGCCGGGGATAGAAAGGGTCGCCGGCATGGAAAGGGTTGCCGGGGCGGCAAGCGCCGGGCAAAGGCGCTGCGGCTTCGCTGGGCATCGAGCAACGCGCCGCCAGGCGCGAACCCGTCACTTACTGCTTCTCGAATATGCCGCGATAACCGCCGTACATCGACAGCACGATCAGCGCGCTGACTAGCGGCGTAACGAGCAATCCGCGCAATGGAAGCGGCGCGAAGGTGGCAAGCCACACGTCGACGGCGATGGCAATGCCGAACACCGAAGCGACCCGCCAGTTACGCGCCACGGCACGCAGGCTCGCCGCCATCGCATTCAGAGGCGAAACGTTGTTCAGCACAACCAGCGCCGGCGCGAACCATACCAGCGAAGCCGCGACCGCATAGGCCAGCATATTCAGTACCGGCTCCAACGCATTGCCCGTGCCGTTATGCGCGCCGTAGACGATCGTCAGATCATGCACGCCGTTCGGTGCAACAGATGCCTTCATGGACACATGAAACGCCACAAACGCGATCACGTGACCCGCATAGGCAACGGCAGCGCCGCACTGCCCGATCGTGATCAACGCATTGCGATGGACATTGACGGCTTCGACTGTCTCGCGGATCGACCACGGGCGCGCATTGCTCGCACGTTCCTGCATCAACACCAGACCCGCGGCGAGAACCGGTCCGACGAGCACCGCCAACACGCGCAACGGCGGCGCCAGTTCGAACAGCGTCACGAAATCGGCGCAGACGAGAATCGCCACGAGCCACAGTACCGGATTCGCGCGAGCGATACAGAACCCTTCCGCGAGCCAGCCGGCAACGTGCTGTACGCTGACCACGCGACTGTCCGGATAGCGCAGCCCGGAAGCATGTTGCGGGTGTGCCGGGACTGCCGTACTG
This genomic interval carries:
- a CDS encoding gluconate 5-dehydrogenase; translated protein: MTKLFDLSGRTALVTGSARGIGFALAEGLAAAGANVILNGTRADTVAEAAARLSAKGFNAQGRAFDVTDESAVAEAFAQWDKDGVQVDIVVNNAGIQFRKPLVELELSDWQRVIDTNLTSAFIVAKQAARRMIARGTGGKIINIGSLTSEAGRATVGAYTAAKGGIKMLTRAMSAEWAASNIQANAIGPGYILTDMNKPLIENAAFDAWVKSSNPSQRWGKPEELVGTAVYLASPASSYVNGQIIYVDGGWLAVL
- a CDS encoding transcriptional regulator, GntR family, producing the protein MATLHRQVLNQMGEQICSGKFMPGDILPAEPVLAEQMQVSRITIRETMKSLSAKGMLQVRRRYGTVVLPRAQWQLFDPDVIMWRARAGAAEPGLIEDLMELRMIIEPNAARLAAKRATDEDRIAVRRAFKAMERAVAGHGEYVPADLAFHGAILTACHNQFVQQMQNALSAILRTSFELSSEIAGGPARSLPMHEALCVAIEKGDPEGAEEAVLTLIRRAEQDFEDRAALNQTANDQPA